The genomic region cctctgtctttgttttgagATGTTCCTGTtgtagattagagcaatatgtcgtcccatgattcggaaggagaaagctatgtggctgattaccttgcagctcctaaggtctatggggacgtggagcattgtggttggactacggaagaagaagaggactatgaacccaagggaaaagaggagacgagctcagatgaagatgaagtcccattacctcaacctggggacatgcatgtggaggtcaaaaagtcaagcctccctgatagagcaaagaaacctaagatcgattttatcccttttcgcctcttgcaggaaaacaaataggaattatgcaaaaggatattaagccttgagcaggagatcgatgatctaagggatcaaaattctgtcctcaagcgcaaattaaggaagaagcctacgccatcaacaaaaccaacaccttcttcaccgacaaagaagaactgagcatcgggtatgggcactccccttggcaactgccaagcttgggggagtgccctggtatcgtatcaccattacaacttttatctttaccgtttttcttagtcgatccttttgataatatcttgatctagtagaataaagttttagtatgatctagttgtgagttttgctttatgatccttctatgtaatcgagtccatgagctatatataataaatatcaGTGTCGAGTCAAGGACtttattattttgctatgatcttgagggaataaaataaaagagaagaaataaaatagaaacaaagagatcatatggatcttatggatagtaataagctcacatataaagagtatgatgaataaaagttgttgagagttgacaaacatagttttggtcatcgttacaatgaataggaagtaataaagaaagagaggttcacatataaatatattatcttggacatcttttatgattgtgagcactcattacagtatgatatgctaaagagttgacgttggacaaggaagacaacgtaatgagttatgttttctttcatctgaggtatattatattatcatggatcatccaacatgttgagcttgcctttccctctcttgctagacaatttctttgcaccaggtagagatactacttgtgcttccaaatatccctaaacccagttttgccataagagtccaccatatctacctatggattgagtaagatccttcaagtaagttttcatcggtgcaagcaataaaattgctctctaaatatgtatgacttattagtgcggacaaaataatctttatatgatcttgtgatatgtaAGAAATAAAaatgacagactacataataaaggtccatatcacaagtggcaatataaagtgacgttcttttgcattaagattttgtgcatccaaccataaaagcgcatgacaacccctgcttccctctgtgaagggcctatcttttacttttatcttctaccttacataaaattcatggtgatcttcacctttcctttttacattttatcctttggcaagcacagtatgttggaaagatcctgatatatatagctaattggatgtgagtctttataaactattattgttgacattacccttgaggtaaaacgttgggaggcaaaactataagcccctatctttctctgtgtccgattaaaacttcatacccataaatattgcgtgagtgttagcaattgtgaaatactaaaagatggttgagtatgtggacttgctaaaaagctcttatattgactcttttctatgttatgataaattccaattgcctcaatgactgagactagagtttgttggttctcaatgaagtttatgattcatacttgaaattatgattgaattgttactttagcataagagatcatatggcaatataatatatatatatataggaaaatgggtcagtactcctaggagtacataCTCCTAGCACCAAACAGCTCACGCCGATGTGGTAACGGGTCAAAAATGCATGCCCATTAGCAATTATTTAAtcaaataaaattattaattaactACCTGATAAATCTCTCTGCATGGATCACACATAGTTTGAAAATTAGTTCCAAGAAATTAGGGATCAGGGATGTGCGTAGTTGCCCACATATTAATACCTTGCCTGACGGCGACGCGCCCGTCCGGTGATACTCTCCCAGCCCGATCTCCAATTTCTTCGATGCACGGCCCATCCCAACCTGCGGCGAGCTGATCCATCCGGGGGACTCCGGCGAGAGCGGCTGCCATCCAACATCCGGGACTCTGTCCCGGTGCTAAAAATTGGGGTTTGCCATCCAAGTACGTGCTCCATCTGGGACTCCGGCGGTGATACGTAAGAGACATCCTTGTGTTATTTTCTATAAGCATTCATGTTAACTCCATGCATTCATCTCGGCTCGTTGTTGCATGTCACAGTAGTGAAATCAGGGCAGTCCAAGGGCTCCATGGTGAACATAGATGCGGTCGGCGGTGGCGCTCGACGGCTCGGCTCGATGACAGAGAGAAGATACGTGCGGCGGCGACACGATGACCTAGGATTGCATACGTCGGGCTTTATTTTGGCAGATGCAATATAAGCATCCTGCTACTCTAGTTAATTGTAAGGCAAATCAGTAGATCCATGGAAATGATAGCTACTGTACATGTTGTCTGTTCATGGACTAATTGCTATGATGTATGATTAAATTATACTTACATCCTACTACAAATTTATATTCGTGTGCGTACATGATCAGATGGCATCGGCTGATCCACCATATGTATGCAACATGCATACGCAGCAAGCATGCAAGGGCAAGCGTGCTCTCCGCTGTGATGTATATATACGTTTGTATTTTCTGGTGTGGACCAATATAAATATTTAAAACATCTATACTTTTTTGTATTTAAATAATTATAGTACACCAGTCTGATCGGTATTTGTAGTACATACTCCTTTGTAAACCAAGTGGCAAGTGGTATATACCGTTGATCTGGTATGAACATTGTAGTATATACTTCTTCCATCGCAAGAAAATATGGTATATACTACATGGCAAAAATTGTGGTATATACTCAATCCTAAAAAATGGCATATACTCCGTCACTAGAAAGTGGCATATACTATATTGTGAAAAACAATTTGACATACACTTCACTTAAATAAATGTGGTATATACACCATCTATAAAATGTGGTGCATACTTTACCAAAATTTAGTACACTACATTTGGAAAAGGTGGTACATATTGAGTTATTGGCACACGAGAAAAATTATAATCCATAAAAGAAAGTGATGTATGCTTCATTTTAAACAAAATTGTGGTATGTGCTCCATAATTTTTTTGATGCATACTCCATCAGGAAAATGTTTTCTATACTCCATTACAAATATATATGGCCGACAAATATTAATACATGGGTACTAAAAGAATTAGCTACCATAGACCTCACGTGCATGCAGTGCTTTTTTTGATGGGAACATGCATGCACTACTTCACTTCACCTATATACTCATTTTTTTAACCTGTATACTCATACATGCAAGGAGTGTGGTCAAAAGGTTTCGATGTTCAGAAGTTGAGATCCACAAGTACAGTCCCTTAATTCTAGGATCAGAGACCTATCCGTGCGCACCACAACAGAAAAGTAGCTCCAATTTTTTCTGATTAGTTGGTTTGTTAGATATTGGGTATATCCACTCAAAGGACCCGTTAAAGGGTGGGAGTATGTACTCCTGGGAGTATAAAAGAGGTGtcctatatatactcatgggccctctgttgttgttctaagaatgatcatgatgccctcatgtccgtattttatttttatcaacacctctatttctaaacatgtggacatatttttcgatttcggctttcgcttgaggacaagagagatctaagcttgggggagttgatacgttcattttgcatcatgcttttatatcgatatttattgcattatgggctgttattacacattatgtcacaatatttatgcctattctctcttattttacaaggtttacataaagatggagaatgccggcagctggaattctgggctggaaaaggagcaaatataagagatctattctgcacaactctaaaagtcctaaaacttcacggaagttattttcagaatatataaaaaatactgagggCAAGAAGTacgagaggggggccacccaccagccatgagggtggggggcgcgccctacccctctgggcgcgcccccctgcctcgtaggccccctggtggccctctgatgcccatcttcttctatatggagtcttttgtcgaggaaaaaaatcataatcaagctttcgggacaagactccgccgtcacaaagcggaaccttggcggaaccaatttagggctccggcagagctgttctaccggggacacttccctccgggagggggaaatcatcaccatcgtcatcactaatgatcctctcatcgggagggggtcaatctccatcaacatcttcaccagcaccatctcatctcaaaccctagttcatctcttgtatccaatctttgtatccaaacctcagattggtacctatgggttgctagtagtgttgattactccttatagttgatgctagttggtttacttggtggaagatcatatgttcagatccattatggatattaatacccctctgattatgaacatgaatatgctttgtgagtagttacattttttcctgaggacatgggagaaatcttgccattagtagtcatgcgaatttggtatttgttcgatattttgatgagatgtatgttgtcatccctccagtggtgtcatgtgaatgtcgactacatgacacctcaccattgtttgggcctagagagaggcattgggaagtagtaagtagatgatgggttgctagagtgacagaagcttaaaccctagtttatgcgttgcttcgtaaggggctgatttggatccatatgtttcatgctatggttaggtttaccttaatgcttctgttgtagttgcggatgcttgcaataggggttaatcataagtgggatgcttgtccaagtaaggatagtacccaagcaccggtccacccacatatcaaattatcaaagtaccgaacgcgaatcatatgaatgtgatgaaaactagcttgacaataattcccatgtgtcctcgggagcgctttacttcatataagagtttgtccagacttgtcctttgctacaaaaaggattgagccatcttgatgcaccttatttacttttattacttgctactcgttataaattaccttatcacaaaactatctgttactgataatttcagtgcttgcagagaataccttactgaaaattgcttatcattttcttctgctcctcgttgggttcgacactcttacttatcaaaaaggctacgatagatcccctatacttgtgggtcatcagtcttatccatcacatcattctctaatgatgtgatcccgtttatcaaatgacaacacatgtctatggtcaggaaacttaaccatctttgattaacgagctagtcaagtagaggcatactagtaacactctgtttgtctatgtaatcacacatatactaagttcccggttaatacaattccagcatgaataataaacatttatcatgatataaggaaatataaacaacaactttattattgtctctagggcatatttccttcaacaacccGAGCAATGGCCGAACAAGCGACCCGAGCAAGGACCTGCTTTCTTGGCCATCACGAACAAGCGGATATATTAGGAGCTATAATAGGTATCAATACGAGTGATATATAGCTTTGGTTGTTTAAAATGCTCTAGCAATTTCATAGTGCATGTACAACGGTGCTATATTAGGAGTGCTACATAGGATAAATACCGAGATGAGGAGAAAGAAAATAGTACTCCCTTCTTTCATCTATATAGAgtctaatgcgttttttaagactgCCTTTGATTATTGACAAggttaatagtacatgacatgcaaaATGTTTAAATTATATCAGtaaaagctcctttcacacacgaatttagcggcgtgctttgtgtaagttgcatatcatatattattgctctaatatttagTCAAAGTTAACCTCAAAAAACGCAACGCATTATAccatatatagatggaaggagggaataAGAAAAGTTTCACCTTCTCTTAATTAATCTCTTAACACTAGTATTCTCACCACATATATAGGGATATGTAGTTGATAAGGCTCGAAATAATCCATGGtacatatttttttattgttttatcTTGATTACGTGGTGGATATAAGatatttttttgcatggtaatacgtatCTCATTTATATAGAATAAAGATCAAGTTATAAGGCACGTAAGCACCGACCATATAtgactgaaaagataggaaaatccTATGCAAAATACCAGTGCATGTCCCTTTCCTTCGACACCACCGAAGCGGCCACCAAAGGGTAAAAAGACAGATCACCTCTTCGcccaagctcgacgcggctccatcgctgatcagcagCTTTACGAAACTCCAAAATAGTTTGCCAAAAGCAAAACCATagccgttgaaagaatcagaccggggcaacatgtccccggacacgccatcgaacttcagaACTGACACCCTCGCATGACGACGACGTCGCAGAAGGAAACCAGAACTACCCGCCTTCAACCACAGACCCAACACAAGATACTCCATCCTCCAGCTGTCACTTGCGTAGACAACCGCCTGCGCGTACTCCTGAAcgacaaaacctccctgctccaccatgatgtcggagacaacgccacagcaacggggacagagcagaaggagagacacacctgatggagtcgccgccgccgcttcgtcaacaccatccatgaaccctaacgcTGTCGATCTGAGGGATCGACAGAGACACGATAccatcaactccgagacgccgTCATGAAGGACACCGTCGGTGTGGGAGTGGGgttgaggcagatttattcgtcTGAGCACCGCTCCCACCACCCCAACGACGCACCACGACCTACAAATCCAAAACCTAACTACAGAGCGGAGGAACGGGGTCCCCCCCTCCCTCCTGTCGCCGGAGCAGCGGCCGAAGGGAGAGGGAGCCAGCGCACCGGCCGGTGGAGATCGGAGGAAAAGAGTCGCCTCGCCCTAGTCAcctggtggcggcggctagggtaggaaaCGATAGCTCCGTTACCTACGTGGTCGCGGTGGATATAAGATAAGACAGCCTTATCAACCACTGTGCATGCCTGTACGTACCTTGAAAACCAGTAAGTTGCCCTCAAGAGAAAAAAACAGCAAGTTCTTTTTGAACAATGAAAAAAAAAACAGTAAGTAGACGGGCCGGATCTTAGTTGGGCTGTGTGGAACCAACCCCAACAGCCCAAAAGCCCTTGCCCCCGAATCTCTTCCACGTTGTCCCTTCGGCCACCAAAGAAAGGGGAAACCCGATAGGAAACCTCCCTGTCAATGGCCGCCTCCCCTTCCAAGGGCATTAGGGTTTAACTCCAACTTCTCCTAGATCTCCCTCACCGCCCCTCTCCACGATCAGGCACCGCAGCACCTGGTAGCCTCATGGGGTACCTGCAGGAGGCCAGGGAGAATCACGTGAAGAAGAAGGTCGAGGAAGGTGAGTCAAACCCCCAAGCTTCCAATTCTTGGCGATTCGGAATATTGAGAAATGCAGAGCTCGTCCTTGTTCTCCAGCAGATGCGAAATCGGGCAGTGCGTGAACTCCGCGGGCGTTTCCTCTTGAAATCACAACGCAATCTGAGCAGAATAATGCGTAGCGGTAGCGGTAGTTGGCTGGTTGCAGTTTCACCGAACCAGGGAGGCTCTGGCTATGAATCTTATTTAAGGGAGGCGTTGTTGTGCGTAGTGGTAGTGGTAGTTGGCTGGTTGAAGTGGTCTGCAGAAAGCTGAATTGATGTTACTAGCTCGTGTTATTACGTGTTTATGAAATTTGGGAACTCTGTTCTGGTAGAATCTGCTAGTGGTTCACCGGAATGAGAAATTGTGGGCATGTTTTAAAGTATGTCAGTTAAAGGTTCTCGTTCTTGTTTATCTGAAAGAGCTAGTTTTGCCCATTGTGTTTCTCTTTTCAGCTTTGCGCAGCAAAATGAAACAAAAGGCCCTCAAGGAATGTGATGTGCTGTGTTCAAAATATGCCGAATGTGCTCGAGGAAGAACTTTCTCTGTGGTTTGGACATGCCGCAAGCAAGCCAAAGAGTTGAATAACTGTCTTCATCAATTGTAAGTGACCATTATATGTCTGTTATAAACTTCTGTTTTTGGacaaatcttgcaagttatatcTTGATTCTTGTTTAAACCTCATTTGTTAAGGTAGAGTCTCACTCGTGCAAATAGAAAATTAAAGCTTTGAAGACCCCGATATTGCTCCTTAAGTATAAATAGAAACATTGTGCTTGTGGATTAATCACCGAAACTAATAAGCTGGCCTTTATTCGTCATTCAGCAGAATTATAATGTTAAAGATATCTATATATTGTACAGACAATGAGGCAATGTGGATACGTCTGATAAATTAGTTCATGCCTGTGAGTTTCTCATGATTCTAACACCTCATATACTACGTAGACGCTAGATTTTTCATTACTGACAGAACTATGTCTCCTTTTATATGCAAGTCCTTCATATGGTGTACTTCTGGTAATCGATTTGGGTTTAGAAGCTGTCTTGTTGACAGCTGTTGCTGTTATTGACAAAATTGTCTTTGACAGTAGCACCAGGTTCATTTGGAATTTTATAGAGCCAAGTTTGCTGTAGGCTTTGATTTGTAGTCCGAAGTTCTGACCGTGCCATGAACTTGCGCCAGTTCTTGAGAGCAGCGCCTGGACAGAGTGTAAAACCATTGGACAAGATCAAAGAATATGATCTACTTGTCACCAATGGTAGTTTTCATTTGAGGAACCTACTGCTGAAACATGTTTGATGATCAGTGCATTTGCCTGAATCTTGAGAAGTGCATTTATGCTATTAATTCTGACCACATGGCGTCTCTGTCGAAGTGACAATCATAACCAAAATCTGTTATGAGCTGTGCCATGGAATTTGGTTCCACCTAATTGGAAGGTGGTTACCATTACCTTTTTTTTCTCTATCCTTGAAGTGGCATGTTGCATACTAGCATTGGCGTAGACACCTCATTCGTTGTAATTCCCACGCGCTTTTGTATGTTGGCAGCACCAATGATGCAATACTGGAAGATATGAAGAAGGCTTACATGGATGGGCAAGAGAGCAAGGAGAAGAACAAATAATCTTTATGCACGGATAAATGGAAAGCCATGGTTCTCCATGCCTGTACGTACACTGGAATTTGGCAGTTGCTTACTGGTTATCTTAGTTGATTGATGCTGAATTCCTAGAGACCTTTTGTGAACATTTGGGTTTGTCCAGATGCATAACCTGGTATGATCTCAAGGAATCCATGTAGTACTTTTATCGACTTGCAAGTTGTGCTAGATAGCATTATCCTCCAATAACTGGTTTAGCTGGCCAAAGTTTTCAGTTTAACCTCCAAAAGGTAATTAAGTACTGAATCATTCACGAAAATACATTTTCAAGCTTTGGTCCAAAAAACAGAGAAGTCGCCAGTTTTGTTCAACCGTCACTGTAAAAACATAATGCCAGAAAgttgtcttttctttctttctttttctttttttgcgaaacgCCTTGTGTTTCTGTTGAATATGCAATATACTGTACCTTCTGGATGCACTCGGTTGTTCAGTGTTTTCCTTGTTCTTTTTGACAAAACCTGACCCTCTTTTGAATGTTTAACCGAAAATGACCCTTGTCTGAAGCTTTAACCAAATATAGCTCTATTGGTCAATATAACTCATTCCAGCGCTAAACTTGGCTAGATCAGCAACAGGCATCTTGGTTTTGAGAAAAACTTGGCGACATCGCAAAAAAAAAAATGACGATTTGGGTTCAACTCCAACGACCTTGGAGCTGACCTATTTTCCATTCTGGGCAGTAGCTTTCGTGCTGAGCTCTCAAAGCTGAGCGTCAGAGTAAGTAGCTCTGACCCGTGCGGGAAATTGCTAAGTTTTTCTCCCCACCAAGAATGGGTGGTGCAAAGCAAGAGTAAAATTTTGTTAAACTTTTGCAGTATCATCTTTAACTAAGCTTTTAGAAAAGGGTTAATATTGTCTATTTTCACTCATTTTCACCCAAATAAATTTCATAAAGATTTAGAGAATGTGATCATGTTCCTCAAAGATCGATGTATATTCTATGGTTGTTGTTATAGCATCTGGAAACTTGCTGGATAAGCACAAAGTAAAGAAAAAACTAAACATTCAGTTTTATATGATTCGTCGCAAAGAGGTTCTCTCATGGAAATATTCATCACCTCTTCAACTGTGCAATGCAAAATTTGTGTAAAGCATCGGAACTTCCGAAGATCCATTCTGTGGGAAGTGCCGACGTCTTGTCTTAAGTATCGTGTGAGGGTCAAGAAATCGCGACTCGTGCGAAACTGCTTGTCACTCGCGCATGATCACGACGGAAAGAGCGTTTTCAGCTGCTGGGTGGGGTTTGCCAGCCAGGCACAGTAGAGCCAGGCGGCCGCGGCGACAGCGGCCGCCGAGAGCACGGCGACAGCACCAAAACGAGAGACGTCCTTggcggccaccgccaccgccatcatCCCGAGCTCCGCGAGGCTGGCGACGGCGATCTCCGTCGCGCCGATCAGCTTGGCCTTCCCCATGGGGCTCCCGGTCTGCACCACCTGCAGCCCGATCACGCTGTACGCCATGTGCCCCAGCCTAGACACCACCTGCATGCGCGCGAGCGCCCAAACCCCCATTAGTCCACCAAAAAATCGATCAAAGCAGACTGTTGCATTTCTCGCGGCGGCGGAAATGCTCTCGACGGACGGACTTACGATCAGGCCGAGGAAGGCGAAGAGGGCGCCTCCACGTGAGATGGACCCGGTCATGTAGATGACGACTGCCGCTCCCAGGAGCGCGCTCTGGGCGAGCAACCCGGCCGCTCCGGCCTTGAGGATGCCGAGCTCCTTGACAAGGCTCGGCGTCATGAATGTCGCGAGGATCCCCGTCAGCGCCGACGAGCCCCCGAACACGCCGAGGACCAACGGGCTCACGCCTGCCAACAACGAGCTCAGTGATCCCTGGAGCGTCAATAAGTTGGCCGTGCAGTGG from Triticum aestivum cultivar Chinese Spring chromosome 4A, IWGSC CS RefSeq v2.1, whole genome shotgun sequence harbors:
- the LOC123085333 gene encoding uncharacterized protein DDB_G0275933; its protein translation is MGYLQEARENHVKKKVEEALRSKMKQKALKECDVLCSKYAECARGRTFSVVWTCRKQAKELNNCLHQFTNDAILEDMKKAYMDGQESKEKNK